The following proteins come from a genomic window of Pyxidicoccus sp. MSG2:
- a CDS encoding prepilin peptidase produces the protein MPTLPSGWIEPIFTLFLLVLGLCIGSFLNVVIARVPEGLSIVRPGSRCPKCGHVLAWYENIPLVSWLALRARCRGCATPISARYPLVELLTGLLYFACLRRFGWTYELVPALVLVTLLVPLTFIDLDHWILPLSMTVSGTLAGVALAVPGGMGAFWDAVIGAAAGFLAFRLMEYVGWKVFKKEALGAGDKYLVAMLGAFLSWRALLGILLFASMQGAVVGILMLALTGRAGPRGEETPATKSPGDAPSADEASADGPPLTMTWDFTRSGLPLWKRLLLVPFCLLFQPIPDAPLDEEGQEEDWVPDRTSIPFGPWLALAGLELLLLGPWLARVLPPDIAMMLGGG, from the coding sequence ATGCCGACCCTCCCATCAGGCTGGATTGAGCCCATCTTCACCCTCTTCCTCCTGGTTCTCGGGCTGTGCATCGGCAGCTTCCTCAACGTCGTCATCGCGCGAGTCCCGGAGGGCCTGAGCATCGTCCGGCCGGGCTCGCGCTGCCCGAAGTGTGGCCACGTCCTCGCCTGGTACGAAAACATCCCGCTGGTGTCCTGGCTGGCCTTGAGGGCGCGCTGCCGCGGGTGCGCCACCCCCATCTCCGCGCGCTACCCGCTGGTGGAGCTGCTCACGGGGCTGCTCTACTTCGCGTGCCTGCGCCGCTTCGGCTGGACGTATGAGCTGGTCCCCGCGCTGGTGCTCGTCACGCTGCTGGTGCCGCTCACCTTCATCGACCTGGACCACTGGATTCTCCCGCTGTCCATGACGGTGTCGGGCACCCTCGCGGGCGTGGCGCTCGCGGTGCCAGGGGGCATGGGGGCCTTCTGGGACGCGGTGATTGGCGCGGCGGCGGGCTTCCTGGCCTTCCGGCTGATGGAGTACGTGGGCTGGAAGGTCTTCAAGAAGGAGGCGCTCGGCGCGGGGGACAAGTACCTCGTCGCCATGCTGGGCGCGTTCCTGTCCTGGCGCGCGCTGCTCGGCATCCTCCTCTTCGCCTCGATGCAGGGCGCGGTGGTGGGCATCCTGATGCTGGCCCTGACGGGCCGGGCCGGGCCGCGCGGGGAGGAGACGCCGGCCACCAAGTCCCCTGGTGACGCGCCGTCCGCGGATGAGGCGTCCGCAGACGGGCCCCCGCTCACGATGACCTGGGACTTCACCCGGTCCGGACTTCCCCTGTGGAAGCGGCTGCTGCTGGTGCCGTTCTGCCTGCTGTTCCAGCCCATTCCCGACGCGCCGCTGGACGAGGAGGGACAGGAGGAGGACTGGGTGCCGGACCGCACCAGCATTCCCTTCGGCCCGTGGCTGGCGCTGGCGGGGCTGGAATTGCTGCTGCTGGGCCCCTGGCTGGCGCGGGTGCTGCCCCCGGACATCGCGATGATGCTGGGCGGCGGATGA
- a CDS encoding pilus assembly protein PilP, with amino-acid sequence MKTFKATMTTAALALSLAACDDAPPPAPAAASPAAAAAAPAKAAPVAVAEPAAVPYVYTYNPVGKRDPFRSPVDEIGPITPSPVTSCNEPLCAFDLDQLKLVAVVTGDANPIAMVEDPVGRGHIVRRNTRVGRQGGKVTQILRDSVTVTEVFSGNGEIIKNPVTLQLKPDDKQDPAYNMMTGKNYGE; translated from the coding sequence ATGAAGACGTTCAAGGCCACCATGACCACCGCGGCGCTGGCGCTTTCGCTGGCGGCATGCGACGACGCGCCGCCGCCGGCTCCGGCAGCGGCCAGTCCCGCTGCCGCGGCTGCTGCTCCGGCCAAGGCGGCACCCGTCGCGGTGGCGGAGCCCGCGGCGGTCCCGTACGTGTACACGTACAACCCGGTGGGCAAGCGAGACCCGTTCCGCAGCCCGGTGGATGAAATCGGGCCCATCACGCCCAGCCCGGTGACCTCGTGCAACGAGCCACTGTGCGCCTTCGACCTGGACCAGCTCAAGCTGGTGGCGGTCGTGACGGGTGACGCCAACCCCATCGCCATGGTCGAGGACCCGGTGGGTCGCGGCCACATCGTGCGGCGCAACACCCGCGTGGGGCGCCAGGGCGGGAAGGTGACGCAGATCCTCCGTGACTCGGTGACGGTGACCGAGGTGTTCTCGGGCAATGGCGAAATCATCAAGAATCCGGTGACGCTGCAGCTCAAGCCCGACGATAAGCAGGACCCCGCCTACAACATGATGACGGGCAAGAACTACGGGGAGTAG
- a CDS encoding type 4a pilus biogenesis protein PilO, with protein sequence MDKYLDQFAKAPPATKFGGLAVAVILMTVANFFMAVSPTEDAIKIEISQRRTLDLELAEKSEIAQNLNDRRREMDVLEQKLAEALTELPEKKDIEELLAQINDIGKKSGLEISSVTPDKEFVGSGEFFARIPLKMTVSGNYHEIALFLQEMANMRRIVNVNNIKLDSPALKNEKVVLQSSFLATTFRFVEQPKNGSQKN encoded by the coding sequence ATGGACAAGTACCTGGATCAATTCGCCAAGGCGCCCCCTGCCACCAAGTTCGGCGGCCTGGCTGTCGCAGTGATTCTGATGACCGTCGCCAACTTCTTCATGGCCGTCTCGCCCACCGAGGACGCCATCAAGATTGAAATCTCCCAGCGCCGCACGCTGGACCTGGAGCTGGCGGAGAAGAGCGAGATTGCCCAGAACCTCAACGACCGCCGGCGCGAGATGGACGTGCTGGAGCAGAAGCTCGCCGAGGCCCTGACGGAGCTGCCCGAGAAGAAGGACATCGAGGAGCTGCTCGCGCAGATCAACGACATCGGCAAGAAGAGCGGGCTGGAGATCTCCAGCGTGACGCCGGACAAGGAGTTCGTGGGCAGTGGTGAGTTCTTCGCCCGCATCCCCCTGAAGATGACGGTCAGCGGCAACTACCACGAGATCGCCCTCTTCCTTCAGGAGATGGCGAACATGCGCCGCATCGTCAACGTCAACAACATCAAGCTCGATTCGCCGGCGCTCAAGAACGAGAAGGTCGTCCTCCAGAGCAGCTTCCTGGCCACGACGTTCCGCTTCGTCGAGCAGCCCAAGAACGGGTCTCAGAAGAACTAG
- a CDS encoding ABC transporter ATP-binding protein, translated as MTAASMMTAPAEPLVSEGSAPVRIRGLSKTYRVGFFLNKQVKALQGLDLDIMPGQVYGLLGPNGAGKSTTIKLLMGLVRASQGQALLFGESPDRPHVRRQVGFLPENPSLYEYLTGREFVTLAGRIFGLSGHDLDQRVERVLGEVGMGRASDLQIRRYSKGMVQRTALAQALISGPRLLVLDEPTSGLDPLGRRQMRDIILAEREKGTTILFCTHIISDVEALCDRVAVLVGGRRVQEGSVQELVSARAPSVEMVVQGLALEQLQALGFVYEQAQQLDGRVMLRVPDADAHPLLQAIINRGGRINRVQPARFSLEDLFLEAMKQAGGQTVGGEIQ; from the coding sequence ATGACGGCGGCTTCGATGATGACGGCTCCGGCGGAGCCCCTCGTGTCCGAGGGCAGCGCGCCGGTGCGCATCCGCGGCCTGTCCAAGACGTACCGGGTGGGCTTCTTCCTCAACAAGCAGGTGAAGGCACTGCAGGGCCTGGACCTGGACATCATGCCGGGGCAGGTCTATGGGTTGCTCGGTCCCAACGGGGCGGGCAAGTCCACCACCATCAAGCTCCTCATGGGCCTGGTGCGCGCGTCCCAGGGGCAGGCGCTGCTCTTCGGTGAGTCCCCGGACCGCCCGCACGTGCGGCGGCAGGTGGGCTTCCTGCCGGAGAACCCCTCGCTCTACGAGTACCTCACCGGGCGCGAGTTCGTGACGCTGGCGGGGCGCATCTTCGGCTTGAGCGGGCATGACCTGGACCAGCGCGTGGAGCGCGTGCTGGGCGAGGTGGGCATGGGGCGCGCGTCGGACCTGCAGATCCGCCGCTACTCCAAGGGCATGGTGCAGCGCACGGCGCTGGCCCAGGCCCTCATCAGCGGGCCCCGCCTGCTGGTGCTGGACGAGCCCACCTCCGGCCTGGACCCGCTGGGCCGCCGGCAGATGCGCGACATCATCCTCGCCGAGCGCGAGAAGGGGACGACCATCCTCTTCTGCACGCACATCATCTCGGACGTGGAGGCCCTGTGCGACCGGGTGGCGGTGCTGGTGGGAGGGCGGCGGGTGCAGGAGGGCAGCGTGCAGGAGCTCGTCTCGGCACGGGCGCCCTCGGTGGAGATGGTGGTGCAGGGACTGGCGCTGGAGCAGCTCCAGGCGCTGGGCTTCGTGTATGAGCAGGCCCAGCAACTGGACGGCCGGGTGATGCTGCGGGTGCCGGACGCGGATGCGCACCCCCTGCTCCAGGCCATCATCAACCGGGGCGGACGCATCAACCGGGTGCAGCCCGCGCGTTTCTCACTGGAGGACCTCTTCCTGGAAGCGATGAAGCAGGCGGGTGGACAGACCGTGGGTGGGGAGATTCAGTGA
- a CDS encoding sigma-54-dependent transcriptional regulator, which yields MSLFRTILVADDEPSIRHILTLVLTDRGYDVRAVADGDEALRELAARDYDVLLCDVRMPKKDGLTVLREALALHPGLTAVVMSAYGSQEQALEAVSAGAFDYVQKPFKPEEIVFVLRKAEERERLVRENRRLKEASLPSAPDGHILGGSAALHAVLRQVARLAPVDTTVLISGESGTGKELIARELHSRSRRAAMAFVAVNCGAIASGLIESELFGHAKGAFTDARSAKRGLFAEADGGTLFLDEVGELPLSAQVKLLRVLQEGEIRPVGESRVEKVDVRVVAATLRDLGKQVEKGEFREDLYYRLNVVNLRMPPLRERREDVPLLARAFISRFNRELNREPPVEGLSPEAEALLAAYAWPGNVRELENAMERAVLLADTPLILPSNLPDKLWAAPPPGPTGVASGPAGAPAGAALQAGTDLSLKRAIRDLEESYIRAALRKTKGNRTRASELLDISHRALLYKIKEYGIDPDAEAERG from the coding sequence ATGTCCTTGTTCCGCACCATCCTCGTCGCCGACGACGAGCCCTCCATCCGCCACATCCTCACGCTGGTGCTCACCGACCGCGGCTATGACGTGCGCGCGGTGGCGGACGGCGACGAGGCCCTGCGCGAGCTGGCCGCGCGCGACTACGACGTGTTGCTGTGCGACGTGCGGATGCCGAAGAAGGACGGCCTCACCGTGCTGCGCGAGGCGCTCGCCCTGCATCCGGGCCTCACCGCCGTGGTGATGAGCGCCTACGGCTCGCAGGAGCAGGCGCTGGAGGCCGTCTCCGCCGGCGCGTTCGACTACGTCCAGAAGCCCTTCAAGCCGGAGGAAATCGTCTTCGTCCTCCGCAAGGCGGAGGAGCGCGAGCGGCTGGTGCGGGAGAACCGCCGTCTGAAGGAGGCCAGCCTCCCTTCCGCGCCGGACGGCCACATCCTCGGAGGGAGCGCCGCGCTGCATGCGGTGCTCCGGCAGGTGGCGCGCCTGGCCCCGGTGGACACCACGGTGCTCATCAGCGGGGAGAGCGGCACCGGCAAGGAGCTCATCGCCCGCGAGCTGCACTCGCGCAGCCGCCGCGCCGCCATGGCCTTCGTCGCCGTCAACTGCGGCGCCATCGCCTCCGGCCTCATCGAGAGCGAGCTGTTCGGCCACGCCAAGGGCGCCTTCACCGACGCGCGCTCCGCGAAGCGTGGCCTCTTCGCCGAGGCCGACGGCGGCACCCTCTTCCTGGACGAGGTGGGCGAGCTGCCGCTGTCCGCCCAGGTGAAGCTGCTGCGCGTGCTCCAGGAGGGGGAAATCCGTCCGGTGGGGGAGAGCCGGGTGGAGAAGGTGGACGTGCGCGTGGTGGCCGCCACGCTGAGGGACCTGGGCAAGCAGGTGGAGAAGGGCGAGTTCCGCGAGGACCTCTACTACCGCCTCAACGTCGTGAATCTCCGGATGCCGCCCTTGCGCGAGCGCCGCGAGGACGTGCCGCTGCTGGCGCGCGCGTTCATCTCCCGCTTCAACCGCGAGCTGAACCGCGAGCCGCCCGTCGAGGGGCTCTCCCCGGAGGCCGAGGCCCTCCTGGCCGCATACGCCTGGCCCGGCAACGTGCGCGAGCTGGAGAACGCCATGGAGCGCGCCGTGTTGCTGGCGGACACACCCCTCATCCTTCCGTCCAATCTGCCCGACAAGCTGTGGGCCGCGCCCCCACCCGGACCCACGGGAGTGGCGTCGGGGCCCGCGGGTGCGCCGGCGGGCGCCGCGCTACAGGCAGGTACGGACCTGTCGCTCAAGCGCGCCATCCGGGACCTGGAGGAGTCCTACATCCGGGCGGCCCTGCGCAAGACGAAGGGCAACCGCACCCGGGCCTCGGAGCTGCTGGACATCAGCCACCGCGCGCTGCTGTACAAAATCAAGGAGTACGGCATCGACCCGGATGCCGAGGCGGAGCGGGGCTGA
- a CDS encoding sensor histidine kinase: MKWRIASVAFLLGSLSTGLTWLSVQPLLIRLMDAVRRLAPHGSADAEALGRVKALLPLALGLDLVVLTVLAYVVLDLTVGRPLRSTEAVVEQFGRLELDPHLVPTQGGPLMSRIQRALQRMAEALRTEQSLTRSQMASLREANARLARVQTELVSSERLATVGRLAAGVAHEVGNPLSGILGYVALARMKATTPELKDFLERIDHEVQRIDRIIRGLLDLGRPGAASMGPVELGPVVETCVRLVRAAPELVGVHVELGLEPGLLARADPGPLSQIIINLLLNAAQAMGGQGRVRVRTHREGDEARLVVEDTGPGIPEDVMPHLFEPFFTTKGREGTGLGLAVSLRLAQVMGGRLLAENAAGGGARFTVSLPAP; the protein is encoded by the coding sequence ATGAAGTGGCGCATCGCCAGTGTGGCCTTCCTGCTGGGCTCGCTGTCCACGGGGCTCACCTGGCTGTCCGTGCAGCCGCTCCTGATCCGGTTGATGGACGCGGTGCGCCGGCTGGCGCCGCACGGCAGCGCGGATGCGGAGGCGCTGGGGCGGGTGAAGGCCCTCCTGCCGCTGGCGCTCGGGCTGGACCTGGTGGTGCTCACGGTGCTGGCGTACGTGGTGCTGGACCTGACGGTGGGCCGCCCGCTGCGCAGCACGGAGGCGGTGGTGGAGCAGTTCGGCCGGCTGGAGCTGGACCCGCACCTGGTGCCCACCCAGGGCGGCCCGCTGATGTCGCGCATCCAGCGGGCGTTGCAGCGCATGGCGGAGGCGCTGCGCACGGAGCAGTCCCTCACGCGCTCGCAGATGGCCTCCCTGCGCGAGGCCAATGCCCGGCTGGCGCGCGTGCAGACGGAGCTGGTGTCCTCGGAGCGGCTGGCCACGGTGGGCCGGCTGGCCGCGGGCGTGGCGCACGAGGTGGGCAACCCGCTGTCGGGCATCCTGGGCTACGTGGCGCTGGCCCGGATGAAGGCCACCACGCCGGAGCTGAAGGACTTCCTGGAGCGCATCGACCACGAGGTGCAGCGCATCGACCGCATCATCCGCGGGCTGCTGGACCTGGGACGTCCCGGGGCGGCTTCGATGGGGCCGGTGGAGCTGGGCCCGGTGGTGGAGACGTGCGTGAGGCTGGTGCGCGCCGCGCCGGAGCTGGTCGGCGTGCACGTGGAGCTGGGGCTGGAGCCGGGGCTGCTCGCCCGGGCGGACCCGGGGCCGCTGTCCCAGATCATCATCAACCTGCTGCTCAACGCCGCGCAGGCCATGGGAGGGCAGGGGAGGGTGCGCGTGCGCACGCACCGCGAGGGGGACGAGGCGCGGCTGGTGGTGGAGGACACGGGGCCGGGCATCCCCGAGGACGTCATGCCCCACCTGTTCGAGCCCTTCTTCACCACCAAGGGCCGGGAGGGCACCGGGCTGGGACTTGCGGTATCGCTGCGCCTCGCGCAGGTGATGGGCGGGCGGCTGCTGGCGGAGAATGCCGCGGGAGGCGGCGCCCGCTTCACCGTGTCCCTGCCCGCCCCGTGA
- a CDS encoding PilN domain-containing protein, which translates to MMIRINLLPVRAVKKREMGRQVLVLFALVLVGAGVGNYFWYADRDDELTRHRQGIAQTRAKIAELEKVIGEVKNINARKAEVEKKLAVLDSLRKGRNGPVRMLDALASATPKKVWLRTFNESNNSVAIDGAAVSHDEVAEFMRGLNGVVWTPKGMGRLVDQRRDSKTARVELLTAEATIEEFPATQVTPFFKNIDLTSAVQAKAAQTQPGAPALVDFKITLQANYAI; encoded by the coding sequence ATGATGATTCGCATCAACCTGCTGCCCGTCCGGGCGGTGAAGAAGCGGGAGATGGGCCGGCAGGTGCTGGTCCTCTTCGCCCTCGTGCTGGTCGGCGCGGGCGTTGGCAATTACTTCTGGTACGCGGACCGCGACGACGAGCTCACGCGCCACCGCCAGGGCATCGCCCAGACGCGCGCGAAGATCGCCGAGCTGGAGAAGGTCATTGGCGAGGTGAAGAACATCAACGCCCGCAAGGCCGAGGTGGAGAAGAAGCTGGCCGTGCTGGACTCGCTGCGCAAGGGGCGCAACGGGCCGGTGCGCATGCTGGACGCGCTCGCGTCCGCCACCCCGAAGAAGGTCTGGCTGAGGACCTTCAACGAATCCAACAACTCGGTCGCCATCGACGGCGCCGCGGTGAGCCACGACGAGGTCGCCGAGTTCATGCGCGGCCTCAATGGCGTGGTGTGGACCCCGAAGGGCATGGGCCGCCTCGTCGACCAGCGCCGCGACAGCAAGACGGCGCGCGTCGAGCTGCTCACGGCCGAAGCCACCATCGAGGAGTTCCCGGCGACCCAGGTCACTCCCTTCTTCAAGAACATCGACCTGACCAGCGCGGTCCAGGCCAAGGCGGCGCAGACCCAGCCCGGCGCGCCCGCCCTGGTCGACTTCAAGATCACGCTGCAGGCCAACTACGCCATCTGA
- a CDS encoding ABC transporter permease, with protein MGAFTAMAWNGFREARRNRVTVLVGAFALVLLFATTLVTEVTVSTFDRVVTDFGLGVMSLLLVFLSIYLSSGLLSREIERRTIFLMVSKPMSRSRFLLARLAGNMLTLGVLLVAMTLLFWLQLVLNMAPITQPQLAALWGLYLELFVLTSAGFLLSTFASQLVSALVSTGLYFAGHLSADIYNLGTRSKSEFVAWICKATYYALPNLERLNFRPRATYVIPVVASELATATLYALGWGALFCVLATLVFERRDFR; from the coding sequence ATGGGTGCTTTTACCGCCATGGCGTGGAACGGCTTCCGCGAGGCGCGGCGCAACCGGGTGACGGTGCTCGTGGGCGCCTTCGCGCTGGTGCTGCTGTTCGCCACCACGTTGGTGACCGAGGTCACCGTCAGCACGTTCGACCGCGTGGTGACGGACTTCGGCCTGGGGGTGATGAGCCTGCTGCTCGTCTTCCTCTCCATCTACCTGTCGTCGGGGCTGCTCAGCCGCGAAATCGAGCGGCGCACCATCTTCCTGATGGTGTCCAAGCCCATGTCCCGCAGTCGCTTCCTGCTGGCGCGGCTGGCGGGCAACATGCTCACCCTGGGCGTGCTGCTGGTGGCCATGACGCTGCTGTTCTGGCTGCAGCTCGTGCTGAACATGGCGCCCATCACCCAGCCGCAGCTGGCCGCGTTGTGGGGGCTGTACCTGGAGCTGTTCGTGCTCACCAGTGCCGGCTTCCTGCTGTCCACCTTCGCCAGCCAGCTGGTGTCCGCGCTGGTGTCGACGGGCCTGTACTTCGCGGGCCACCTGAGCGCGGACATCTACAACCTGGGCACGAGGTCCAAGAGCGAGTTCGTCGCGTGGATCTGCAAGGCGACCTACTACGCCCTGCCCAACCTGGAGCGGTTGAACTTCCGGCCGCGCGCCACGTACGTGATTCCGGTGGTGGCGTCCGAGCTCGCCACGGCCACGCTCTATGCGCTGGGCTGGGGCGCGCTGTTCTGCGTGCTGGCCACGCTCGTGTTCGAGCGGCGCGACTTCCGCTGA
- the pilM gene encoding type IV pilus assembly protein PilM produces MAKGKLALGLDIGSTSIKMILLKEQRKRGEVVFALQSFGMKPLPPEAIVDGALMNSTAIVQAVQELMSELKVKGKDVAIGVSGHSVIIKKIQMPRMSQDELEESIQWEAEQYIPFDVKDVNIDTQILDGGGNDATGQMDVLLVAAKKDMINDYTTVVSEAGLAPVVVDVDAFAVQNMFSVNYDLPEKETVVLINAGASVVNINIIANGVTVFTRDVTIGGNQFTEEIQKQLNVSYEEAEALKIGGNSSDADAVVPQEVERVLSSVAEQVAGEIQRSLDFYAGTAADSNFSKVYLSGGTAKIPALFKTIEARTGVPVEILNPFRKIEVDNRKFDPAFIMDVAPMAAVAVGLALRRPGDKIA; encoded by the coding sequence ATGGCGAAGGGCAAACTGGCACTCGGCCTGGACATCGGTTCGACGTCCATCAAGATGATTCTCCTCAAGGAGCAGCGCAAGCGCGGCGAGGTCGTCTTCGCGTTGCAGAGCTTCGGGATGAAGCCGCTGCCGCCGGAGGCCATCGTCGACGGGGCACTGATGAACTCCACGGCCATCGTCCAGGCCGTGCAGGAACTGATGTCCGAGCTGAAGGTGAAGGGCAAGGACGTCGCCATCGGCGTGTCCGGCCACTCGGTCATCATCAAGAAGATTCAAATGCCCCGCATGTCCCAGGACGAGCTCGAGGAGAGCATCCAGTGGGAGGCGGAGCAGTACATCCCGTTCGATGTGAAGGACGTGAACATCGACACGCAGATCCTCGACGGCGGCGGCAACGACGCCACCGGGCAGATGGACGTGCTGCTGGTGGCCGCCAAGAAGGACATGATCAACGACTACACCACCGTGGTCTCCGAGGCGGGCCTCGCGCCGGTGGTGGTGGACGTGGACGCCTTCGCCGTCCAGAACATGTTCTCCGTCAACTACGACCTCCCGGAGAAGGAGACCGTGGTGCTCATCAACGCGGGCGCCTCGGTGGTGAACATCAACATCATCGCCAACGGCGTGACGGTGTTCACCCGCGACGTCACCATCGGTGGCAACCAGTTCACCGAAGAAATCCAGAAGCAGCTCAACGTCTCCTACGAGGAGGCGGAAGCGCTGAAGATTGGCGGCAACAGCTCGGACGCGGACGCCGTGGTGCCCCAGGAAGTCGAGCGCGTGCTCTCCAGCGTCGCCGAGCAGGTGGCGGGTGAAATCCAGCGCTCGCTGGACTTCTACGCGGGCACCGCCGCCGACTCGAATTTCAGCAAGGTGTACCTGTCGGGCGGGACGGCGAAGATTCCCGCGCTGTTCAAGACCATCGAAGCGCGCACTGGCGTGCCGGTGGAGATCCTCAATCCCTTCCGCAAGATTGAAGTGGACAACCGCAAGTTCGACCCCGCGTTCATCATGGACGTGGCGCCCATGGCGGCGGTGGCCGTGGGATTGGCGCTGAGGCGCCCGGGCGACAAGATTGCCTGA